From the Geothermobacter hydrogeniphilus genome, the window AGGGCGCTGGTCGGCATTGCTGCCGAACAGCAGACGGTGGAGCAGTACGGCAGTGAACTCGGCAGGGTCCGTGAGGCCTTCGGAGTGGAAAAATACCTGCGGCTGATCCTGGAGAGCCCCACCTTCCCGCTCAACAAGAAGGCGGCTATTCTCAATGACCTGATGGAGTTGCTTGAACTCTCCGAGGGTATGCGGGCCTTTCTCGGCCTGTTGCTGGAAAAGGACCGTCTGCAGTATCTGGCCCAGATCGAGCGTGACTACAGCCGGCTCGCCGATGAGATGGCCGGCCTGGTCCGGGCCGCGGTGACCGCCTCGCGGGAGCTTGATGTCAAGCAGCAGCAGGCGATCAAAGCCGGGCTGGAACAGCAGACCGGCAAGCAGGTCGAACTGAGCATCGCCGTTGACGAAGAACTGATCGGCGGGTTGCAGGTCGAGATCGGCGGCCGCCTGTTCGACGGCAGTCTGAAAACGCAATTGAAGCGCATTGAAGATACCTTAAAAAAGGGGTGAGAAGGACTTATGGAAATCAGAGCAGAAGAGATCAGCGCGATCATCAAGAAACAGATCGAGAACTTCGGTCGCGAGGTGGAGGTCAGCGAGACCGGCACCATCATTTCGGTTGGTGACGGCATCGCCCGTATTCACGGTCTGGATAAAGCGATGGCCGGCGAGTTGCTGGAATTCCCCGGCAACATCATGGGCATGGTTCTCAACCTCGAAGAAGATAATGTCGGTGCCGCCATTCTCGGTGAAGCCCAGCACATCAAGGAAGGCGATACCGTCAAGCGCACCGAGCAGATCGTGCAGGTTCCGGTCGGTGAAAAGCTGCTCGGCCGGGTGGTCAACGGCATCGGAATTCCGATCGACGGCCTCGGTGAGATCGAGACCGACGATTACCGCAAGGTCGAGATCAAGGCTCCCGGCATTGTCGCCCGTAAATCGGTTCACGAGCCGATGCAGACCGGTCTCAAAGCGATCGACTCAATGGTTCCCATCGGCCGCGGTCAGCGCGAACTGATCATCGGCGACCGCCAGACCGGCAAGACCGCCGTCGCCATCGACACCATCATCAACCAGAAGGGCAACGGCGTGGTCTGCATCTACGTCGCCATCGGCCAGAAACGTTCCACGGTCGCCCAGGTGGTTGACAAACTCAAGAGCCACGGCGCCATGGATTACACCATCGTCGTCGCCGCGACCGCGTCCGACCCCGCTCCGCTGCAGTTTATCTCCCCCTACACCGGGGTCACCATGGGCGAGTTCTTCCGCGATACCGGCAAACACGCTCTGATTATCTATGATGATCTCTCCAAGCAGGCGGTCGCCTACCGGCAGCTCTCCCTGCTGCTGCGCCGCCCGCCGGGACGTGAGGCCTATCCGGGCGATGTCTTCTACCTGCACAGCCGTCTTCTGGAGCGTGCCGCCAAGCTGAACGATGACCTCGGTGCCGGTTCATTGACCGCGTTGCCGATTATCGAGACCCAGGCGGGTGACGTTTCGGCCTATATCCCGACCAACGTCATCTCCATTACTGATGGCCAGATTTTCCTCGAAACCGACCTCTTCTACTCCGGTGTCCGTCCGGCGATCAACGTCGGCCTGTCGGTTTCCCGCGTTGGCGGCAGCGCTCAGGTCAAGGCGATGAAGCAGGTCGCCGGC encodes:
- the atpH gene encoding ATP synthase F1 subunit delta; this encodes MSTSAIAKRYARALVGIAAEQQTVEQYGSELGRVREAFGVEKYLRLILESPTFPLNKKAAILNDLMELLELSEGMRAFLGLLLEKDRLQYLAQIERDYSRLADEMAGLVRAAVTASRELDVKQQQAIKAGLEQQTGKQVELSIAVDEELIGGLQVEIGGRLFDGSLKTQLKRIEDTLKKG
- the atpA gene encoding F0F1 ATP synthase subunit alpha gives rise to the protein MEIRAEEISAIIKKQIENFGREVEVSETGTIISVGDGIARIHGLDKAMAGELLEFPGNIMGMVLNLEEDNVGAAILGEAQHIKEGDTVKRTEQIVQVPVGEKLLGRVVNGIGIPIDGLGEIETDDYRKVEIKAPGIVARKSVHEPMQTGLKAIDSMVPIGRGQRELIIGDRQTGKTAVAIDTIINQKGNGVVCIYVAIGQKRSTVAQVVDKLKSHGAMDYTIVVAATASDPAPLQFISPYTGVTMGEFFRDTGKHALIIYDDLSKQAVAYRQLSLLLRRPPGREAYPGDVFYLHSRLLERAAKLNDDLGAGSLTALPIIETQAGDVSAYIPTNVISITDGQIFLETDLFYSGVRPAINVGLSVSRVGGSAQVKAMKQVAGTLRLALAQYREMAAFAQFGSDLDAATQRQLNRGARLVEILKQGQYQPLPVAKQVLAIYAASNGYVDEYPATAVQRYEKELLSFLEGSHADLIKDLGEKNAIDDELEGRIKAALEEFKGQFVA